A single genomic interval of Methanorbis rubei harbors:
- the trxA gene encoding thioredoxin, which yields MAKPVLYDFFATWCGPCRIQGPIIEDVAAKMGDKVDVKKVDVDQFPDLANKYQISVVPTLVIEKDGKMVHRLEGVTDAARLESLLKPLL from the coding sequence ATGGCAAAACCAGTATTATACGATTTCTTTGCAACCTGGTGCGGTCCCTGCAGAATCCAGGGTCCGATCATTGAAGATGTTGCAGCAAAAATGGGCGACAAGGTTGATGTGAAGAAGGTGGATGTGGATCAGTTCCCGGATCTCGCAAACAAATACCAGATCAGTGTTGTCCCGACGCTTGTCATCGAAAAGGACGGCAAGATGGTTCACCGCCTTGAGGGGGTCACCGATGCCGCCCGCCTTGAGTCGCTGTTAAAGCCGCTGCTCTGA